One part of the Paraglaciecola sp. L3A3 genome encodes these proteins:
- a CDS encoding Na/Pi cotransporter family protein has product MESLTLVGTIFGGLGLFLLAIGMMTDGLKLAAGTSLRKLLSKWSSTPLRGIYSGCFMTAVVQSSSAVTVASLGFVNAGLISMRQALGIIYGANIGTTMTGWLVALMGFNLNINAFALPMVGLGMLLKLVKQHGRAASFGTALVGFGLFFIGIDILKDAFDGIVQTLDISSFKADGIMGIVTFLLVGIIMTVLTQSSSASIALTITAVSTGMVGVYAAGAMVIGANIGTTSTALLASIGATSNAKRVALAQVIFNAATAMVALLLLPVLFYLIALMTKVFNLNADPAISLALFHSLFNILGVLLIYPFNDRLATFLEARFHTWEETASHPQFLDNTIAQTPVLAVNALILESLAISDKIITLYVKFSSENATKSHDFKHEINVIKLRCSGVSKFIVNIQGSVLGQDTTDDLAALMRINQYFVNCITSIEHLAEHLNKLEYPAIASDQKHFKQYITGVLTFITISRTEKANNTELLQQQFTQLQAEHDDFKAQLILEGTRSQISIAQMSESIDCLAEISKFSRQWYKAFIHIKTLQTKLELAEIPVADKEAKPSLESQENEANEKR; this is encoded by the coding sequence GTGGAATCATTAACCTTAGTAGGCACTATTTTTGGAGGTTTAGGCTTATTTTTATTAGCTATCGGAATGATGACTGATGGCTTAAAACTTGCCGCGGGCACATCACTTAGAAAACTCCTATCAAAATGGAGCAGTACCCCACTTCGCGGCATTTATTCTGGCTGTTTTATGACTGCAGTAGTCCAGTCATCCAGCGCAGTTACCGTAGCTTCTTTAGGTTTTGTTAATGCCGGCCTGATTAGTATGCGCCAAGCTTTAGGTATAATTTACGGAGCAAATATTGGTACAACCATGACAGGTTGGTTAGTAGCCTTAATGGGGTTTAATCTAAATATTAATGCTTTTGCATTACCCATGGTGGGTTTGGGCATGTTACTCAAGCTAGTTAAACAACATGGAAGAGCTGCGTCTTTTGGTACGGCATTAGTCGGATTTGGCTTATTTTTTATTGGTATTGATATTCTTAAAGATGCATTCGATGGGATTGTGCAAACCTTAGATATTAGTAGCTTCAAAGCTGACGGTATTATGGGGATTGTAACCTTTCTATTGGTTGGCATTATCATGACTGTATTAACTCAAAGCTCAAGTGCATCCATAGCACTGACTATCACCGCAGTGTCTACAGGAATGGTTGGTGTTTATGCGGCGGGCGCTATGGTCATTGGGGCGAATATTGGCACAACCTCTACCGCTCTACTAGCCTCAATTGGCGCGACATCAAACGCCAAACGAGTAGCCCTCGCTCAAGTTATATTTAATGCAGCTACCGCTATGGTAGCTTTACTTTTATTACCCGTGCTGTTTTATCTGATCGCACTAATGACTAAAGTTTTTAATCTAAATGCAGATCCAGCTATTTCGTTAGCCCTTTTTCATAGCCTGTTTAATATACTTGGCGTGTTATTGATATATCCTTTTAATGATCGTCTTGCGACATTTTTAGAAGCCAGATTTCATACATGGGAAGAAACCGCCTCTCACCCGCAATTTTTAGATAACACCATAGCGCAAACTCCAGTGCTTGCAGTTAATGCCTTAATATTGGAAAGTTTGGCTATTTCCGACAAAATAATCACCTTATATGTAAAGTTCTCCTCCGAGAACGCCACTAAAAGTCACGACTTTAAACATGAAATAAACGTCATAAAACTACGATGTTCTGGAGTATCCAAGTTTATTGTCAATATACAAGGTTCTGTTTTAGGCCAAGATACCACTGATGATTTAGCGGCTTTGATGCGAATAAACCAATATTTTGTCAATTGCATAACGTCAATCGAGCATCTAGCAGAACACCTGAACAAACTGGAATATCCTGCTATTGCCTCAGATCAAAAACATTTCAAACAATATATTACAGGTGTACTGACATTCATTACTATTAGTCGTACAGAGAAAGCCAATAACACCGAATTACTGCAGCAACAATTTACCCAGCTACAAGCTGAACATGATGATTTTAAAGCGCAGTTGATACTAGAAGGTACACGTTCGCAAATTTCTATTGCACAAATGTCTGAGTCAATTGATTGTTTGGCCGAGATATCTAAATTTTCGCGGCAATGGTACAAAGCATTTATCCACATTAAAACATTACAAACAAAACTTGAATTAGCTGAAATTCCAGTAGCAGATAAAGAAGCAAAACCATCATTAGAATCGCAGGAGAACGAAGCGAATGAAAAACGCTAG
- the bioA gene encoding adenosylmethionine--8-amino-7-oxononanoate transaminase — translation MNKDNIQTNLLFDQQHIWHPYTSAINPLPCYQVVKAEGVYIHLASGEKLVDGVSSWWTAIHGYNHPELNKAVQEQTQDFSHVMFGGLTHQPAIDLCRTLIDITPSGLDRVFLADSGSVSVEVAMKMALQYWACQGNGNKHKFITPRNGYHGDTFAAMSVCDPVNGMHSLFTDSLNQQIFAPSPQTRFDKQWNEDDIASLEELIHNHHHELAALIIEPIVQNAGGMRIYHPEYLKRCRQLCDDYGLLLICDEIATGFGRTGKLFACEHADISPDIMCLGKALTGGYMTLAATLCSEDVAQGVCQGEPGVFMHGPTFMGNALACAVANASLKLIQQGDWQQQVAQIEQQLKNDLLPCKNLESVADVRVLGAIGVVETKSAVNVAEIQKEFVKQGVWIRPFGKLVYIMPPYIISQPQLKQLTSAIYKALKNNK, via the coding sequence TTGAACAAAGATAATATACAAACAAATCTTCTTTTTGATCAACAACATATTTGGCACCCTTATACTTCAGCTATTAATCCTCTGCCCTGTTATCAAGTAGTCAAAGCTGAAGGTGTTTATATTCATTTAGCCAGTGGTGAAAAACTAGTAGATGGCGTGTCATCTTGGTGGACAGCGATTCACGGTTACAACCATCCGGAGTTAAATAAAGCAGTACAAGAGCAAACCCAAGATTTTTCCCATGTGATGTTTGGCGGTTTAACTCACCAACCTGCCATTGATTTATGTCGTACATTAATTGATATCACGCCATCGGGTTTAGATAGAGTATTTTTAGCAGACTCTGGCTCGGTATCAGTAGAAGTAGCGATGAAAATGGCCCTGCAATATTGGGCTTGCCAAGGCAATGGCAACAAACATAAGTTTATTACCCCAAGAAACGGTTATCACGGCGACACTTTCGCTGCTATGTCGGTTTGCGACCCAGTGAACGGCATGCATAGTTTATTTACTGATTCTCTGAATCAGCAAATATTTGCTCCTTCCCCACAAACACGTTTTGATAAACAATGGAACGAAGACGACATCGCATCTTTAGAAGAATTAATTCATAACCATCATCATGAATTGGCAGCACTGATCATTGAACCTATAGTACAAAATGCTGGCGGCATGCGTATTTATCATCCTGAGTATTTAAAACGTTGTCGCCAACTATGTGACGATTACGGCTTACTGCTTATTTGTGATGAAATCGCCACAGGCTTTGGCCGCACGGGTAAACTCTTTGCCTGTGAACATGCCGATATCAGTCCTGATATCATGTGTTTAGGTAAAGCGTTAACTGGCGGCTATATGACTCTAGCGGCCACTTTATGTTCAGAAGACGTGGCTCAAGGTGTATGCCAAGGTGAGCCTGGTGTATTTATGCACGGCCCCACTTTTATGGGAAATGCCCTAGCTTGCGCAGTGGCCAATGCCAGTTTAAAACTGATCCAACAAGGTGATTGGCAACAGCAAGTGGCGCAAATCGAACAACAACTGAAAAATGATTTATTACCCTGTAAGAACTTAGAATCAGTAGCAGATGTCAGAGTGTTAGGCGCAATAGGTGTGGTAGAAACCAAATCTGCGGTGAATGTAGCTGAAATCCAAAAAGAGTTCGTCAAACAAGGCGTATGGATCCGCCCCTTCGGTAAACTGGTTTACATTATGCCCCCGTATATCATCAGCCAGCCACAATTAAAACAACTGACCAGTGCTATATACAAAGCATTAAAAAATAATAAATAA
- the bioB gene encoding biotin synthase BioB — protein MSSQLSQQSEPVNSSSSNVRHDWSLTEVNALFALSFNDLLFKAQCVHRQHFDPNHVQVSTLLSIKTGACPEDCKYCPQSARYDTGLEKERLLEIEKVIQRAQEAKITGSTRFCMGAAWRNPRDRDMPYVIDMVKEVKKLGLETCMTLGMLTRDQALALKQAGLDYYNHNLDTSPEFYGDIITTRTYQDRLDTLSNVRNAGMNVCSGGIVGMGETAADRSGLLMQLANLEQQPESVPINMLVKVKGTPMENVDDLDHFEFIRTIAVARIMMPKSYVRLSAGREAMNEQMQAMCFLAGANSIFYGCKLLTTSNPDTHEDVLLFKKLGINSQQTREYSDEAHEGALLEEIEKLAEMDNKNSDNLFYDAASKPLEAL, from the coding sequence ATGTCATCACAATTGTCACAACAATCTGAACCAGTCAATTCTAGTTCATCAAATGTCCGTCACGACTGGAGTTTAACAGAAGTTAACGCACTTTTTGCCCTGTCATTTAATGATTTATTGTTTAAGGCTCAATGTGTGCACAGACAACATTTTGACCCGAATCATGTACAAGTGAGCACCTTGCTTTCAATCAAAACAGGTGCTTGCCCTGAAGATTGTAAATATTGTCCACAAAGCGCACGTTACGATACAGGCCTAGAAAAAGAACGTTTGTTAGAAATAGAAAAAGTGATCCAACGAGCTCAAGAGGCCAAAATAACGGGCTCAACACGTTTTTGTATGGGCGCTGCCTGGCGTAATCCTCGTGACAGAGATATGCCTTATGTGATTGACATGGTCAAAGAAGTCAAAAAACTGGGCCTAGAAACCTGTATGACTTTAGGTATGTTAACCCGCGATCAAGCATTGGCACTAAAACAAGCGGGTTTAGATTATTACAACCATAACCTAGATACCTCACCAGAGTTTTATGGTGATATTATTACTACCCGTACATACCAAGATCGACTAGATACTTTGTCTAATGTGCGAAATGCGGGCATGAACGTATGTTCTGGCGGTATAGTAGGTATGGGTGAAACAGCAGCTGACAGAAGTGGTTTGTTGATGCAACTAGCTAATCTAGAGCAACAACCAGAAAGTGTGCCTATCAATATGTTAGTAAAAGTTAAAGGTACACCTATGGAAAATGTCGATGATTTAGATCATTTCGAATTTATTCGGACCATAGCGGTTGCCCGGATCATGATGCCTAAATCTTATGTGCGTTTGTCTGCTGGCCGCGAAGCCATGAACGAGCAAATGCAAGCTATGTGTTTCTTAGCCGGGGCTAATTCAATTTTTTACGGCTGCAAACTATTAACGACTTCTAATCCTGATACCCATGAAGATGTACTCTTGTTTAAAAAATTAGGGATTAATTCACAACAAACCCGTGAATATTCAGACGAAGCTCACGAAGGCGCACTTTTAGAAGAAATTGAGAAACTAGCCGAAATGGATAATAAAAATAGTGATAACTTATTTTATGATGCCGCTAGTAAACCTCTAGAAGCGTTATAA
- a CDS encoding 8-amino-7-oxononanoate synthase, with protein sequence MSAFGFISTALAERRSTGLLRQRKIIESAQGPLIQVDGQHYINFSSNDYLAMRRSNVVAQAWVDGISELGGGSGASSLVTGYSYVHQALEEYLAAELGREKVLLFNSGFAANQAICQALFAASNKGLILADKLIHASFIDGAQACDAQLKRFRHNDLNHLQTLLAKADPKDDILVATEGVFSMDGDQAPLTDILSITEHTPAWLLVDDAHGFGVLGKKGLGVTELHNLSPQQLPVLMATFGKAIGTAGAFVAGSNNLIDYLVNFARHYIYSTAMPAAQAYATLACLQSQKRLQNKDILQQRIQQFKQLAQAAGLVLMPSDTAIQPVLIGNAEKALEASERLKKLGIWVSAIRYPTVPKNTDRLRITLSAGHEEQDIQALVDALQLTLQSTQKSTKA encoded by the coding sequence ATGAGTGCTTTTGGTTTTATTTCAACCGCTTTAGCTGAACGCAGAAGCACTGGCTTATTGCGTCAAAGAAAGATTATTGAATCTGCCCAAGGTCCTTTAATACAAGTTGATGGTCAGCATTACATTAATTTTTCTAGTAATGACTATTTAGCCATGCGTCGCTCCAATGTTGTTGCTCAAGCTTGGGTAGATGGCATAAGTGAGCTAGGAGGGGGAAGTGGCGCTTCATCTCTTGTGACTGGTTATAGTTATGTGCACCAAGCATTAGAAGAATATTTAGCAGCAGAATTAGGCCGTGAAAAAGTGTTATTGTTTAATTCAGGTTTTGCCGCCAATCAAGCTATTTGCCAAGCGCTGTTTGCCGCTAGCAATAAAGGCTTAATTTTGGCCGATAAACTGATACACGCTTCTTTTATTGACGGCGCTCAAGCTTGTGATGCTCAGCTCAAGCGTTTTCGCCACAATGATCTAAACCATCTTCAAACTCTTTTAGCCAAGGCCGATCCTAAAGACGATATTTTAGTGGCCACTGAAGGAGTATTCAGTATGGATGGCGATCAAGCGCCATTGACTGATATTTTATCTATCACAGAACATACCCCTGCATGGTTGCTGGTGGATGACGCACATGGTTTTGGCGTGTTAGGTAAAAAAGGTTTAGGTGTGACGGAGTTGCATAATTTGTCACCACAACAATTACCGGTATTAATGGCCACCTTTGGTAAAGCAATAGGTACGGCAGGCGCATTTGTTGCTGGTAGTAACAATTTGATTGATTACTTAGTTAATTTTGCTCGTCATTATATTTACAGTACAGCTATGCCTGCAGCTCAAGCTTACGCCACACTGGCTTGTTTGCAGTCGCAAAAAAGATTACAAAATAAGGACATACTGCAGCAACGCATTCAGCAATTTAAGCAGTTAGCCCAAGCTGCTGGATTAGTTTTAATGCCTTCAGACACCGCTATCCAACCTGTATTAATTGGCAACGCTGAAAAAGCGTTAGAGGCCAGCGAAAGGCTCAAAAAATTAGGAATATGGGTGTCGGCGATACGTTATCCAACTGTGCCTAAAAATACCGACCGTTTACGTATCACCTTAAGCGCAGGGCATGAAGAACAAGATATTCAAGCTTTGGTAGATGCTTTGCAATTAACTTTACAGTCCACCCAGAAAAGTACTAAAGCATAA
- a CDS encoding methyltransferase domain-containing protein yields the protein MSVSAQLTCHKSRIAQQFSRAAKSYDSAADVQQKIAQDAMALLSAGGHNLLDIGCGTGRNIPLLAAKSHRIYGLDLAFGMLSYAQQNKQIKDKNVHWLQGDAEHLPLASQSVDRVFSSMVLQWCHHPELVVAEINRVLSSGSEAVLAIMCDGSFTQLNHSWQQLDNIKHVNDFASAQIWHEAALKQGLQVQLSTKKYDTWYANLRQLLASIKCIGANIVLPNEQTQLVVQKPFNRHILQNLETVYQELFAENTQLPLTYQVCLLHCIKP from the coding sequence ATGTCGGTATCTGCACAGTTAACATGTCACAAATCACGTATTGCTCAACAATTTAGTCGTGCTGCCAAGTCTTACGATTCAGCAGCTGATGTGCAGCAAAAAATAGCTCAAGATGCCATGGCGCTTTTGTCTGCTGGCGGTCACAATCTATTAGACATAGGTTGTGGCACTGGGCGTAATATTCCGTTGTTAGCAGCTAAGTCTCACCGAATATATGGGCTAGATTTAGCCTTTGGTATGTTGTCTTATGCACAACAGAACAAGCAAATAAAAGATAAAAATGTTCACTGGTTACAAGGTGATGCAGAACATTTACCTTTAGCTAGTCAATCGGTAGATCGCGTTTTTTCATCTATGGTGTTGCAATGGTGTCATCATCCTGAATTAGTGGTCGCTGAAATAAATCGTGTATTGAGTTCTGGCTCTGAGGCTGTTTTAGCCATTATGTGTGACGGCTCTTTTACTCAGTTGAATCATAGCTGGCAACAGTTAGATAATATTAAACATGTGAATGACTTTGCTAGTGCCCAAATTTGGCATGAGGCTGCATTGAAGCAAGGTTTACAAGTACAACTAAGCACTAAGAAATATGACACTTGGTATGCTAACCTTAGGCAATTATTAGCCTCGATTAAATGTATTGGTGCTAATATTGTTTTACCTAATGAACAGACTCAGTTAGTTGTGCAAAAACCATTCAATCGCCATATCTTGCAAAACCTTGAAACAGTTTACCAAGAATTATTTGCCGAAAATACGCAACTTCCTCTGACTTATCAGGTCTGTTTGTTACATTGTATAAAACCCTAA
- the bioD gene encoding dethiobiotin synthase translates to MGQLTESNRAFFVTGTDTEIGKTFISKGLLLALNEKGYSTAAYKPIAAGCDKTIDGLRNEDALILQQYASIELQYEEVNPIAFEAPIAPHLALKANAGEDDVHFISIDKIREGFVHLVQKEANVIVIEGAGGWRLPLGGSYQGRARYLSEFVAAQNLSVILVVGMRLGCLNHAVLTAEAIRNDGLKIAGWVANQIDSNMALIDENIDSLKSLIDAPFLGNVPRLADPEHAGKYLDLQALGFRQHELTD, encoded by the coding sequence ATGGGACAGCTAACAGAAAGTAATCGTGCATTTTTTGTCACAGGTACAGATACCGAAATTGGTAAAACTTTTATTAGTAAAGGTTTGTTGCTGGCGTTAAATGAAAAAGGTTACTCGACTGCGGCTTATAAACCTATTGCTGCTGGCTGTGATAAAACTATTGATGGTTTGCGAAATGAGGATGCATTAATTTTGCAACAATACGCCAGTATTGAATTGCAATATGAAGAGGTAAATCCCATTGCTTTTGAAGCACCCATTGCCCCGCATTTAGCTTTAAAAGCCAATGCTGGTGAAGATGATGTACATTTTATTTCTATCGACAAAATTCGTGAAGGTTTTGTACATTTGGTACAAAAAGAAGCAAACGTGATTGTTATCGAAGGTGCGGGTGGATGGCGATTACCTTTAGGGGGAAGTTATCAAGGACGTGCTAGGTATTTGTCTGAGTTTGTGGCGGCGCAAAATTTGTCGGTTATTTTAGTAGTTGGCATGCGTTTAGGTTGTTTAAATCATGCAGTATTAACTGCCGAAGCAATTCGTAATGATGGACTGAAAATAGCAGGCTGGGTGGCCAATCAGATTGATTCGAATATGGCATTGATCGACGAAAATATTGACAGTTTAAAAAGTCTTATTGATGCGCCATTTTTGGGGAATGTACCGAGATTGGCAGATCCAGAACACGCAGGGAAATACTTAGATTTACAAGCCTTAGGTTTTCGTCAGCATGAGTTAACAGACTAA
- a CDS encoding low molecular weight protein-tyrosine-phosphatase, protein MAANKVSVLFVCLGNICRSPSAEAVFKHKAKELGFDVIVDSAGTAGYHKGAAPDKRSQEVGQERGYSFKGLKCRRVDEKDFEKFDYILAMDKKNLENLLEICPEEYQQKVSLFLSHCDSEEEEVPDPYYGGKRGFEYVLDLIEEASIGLLKNIQSA, encoded by the coding sequence ATGGCAGCTAACAAAGTTTCGGTGTTGTTTGTATGTTTAGGAAATATTTGTCGCTCGCCGAGTGCAGAAGCTGTGTTTAAACATAAAGCTAAAGAGCTTGGTTTCGATGTTATTGTGGACTCGGCGGGAACCGCCGGTTATCACAAAGGTGCCGCGCCAGACAAACGTTCTCAAGAAGTCGGCCAAGAAAGAGGCTACAGCTTCAAGGGCTTAAAATGTCGTCGAGTAGATGAAAAAGACTTTGAAAAATTCGACTATATATTGGCGATGGATAAAAAAAATCTCGAAAATTTATTAGAGATCTGCCCTGAAGAGTATCAGCAAAAAGTATCGTTATTTTTAAGCCATTGTGATTCTGAAGAAGAAGAAGTGCCCGACCCATACTATGGTGGTAAACGGGGATTTGAATATGTTTTAGATCTTATAGAAGAAGCTTCTATTGGTTTATTGAAAAATATCCAATCAGCTTAG
- a CDS encoding class II 3-deoxy-7-phosphoheptulonate synthase, with translation MSQWQPDSWRAKPIVQQPTYEDKQELSQVEKTLKSYPPLVFAAETRELFRQLGDVAEGKGFLLQGGDCAESFDEFNAPKIRDTFKVILQMAIVLTFAGRCPVTKVARMAGQYAKPRSGDFETINGVALPSYRGDIINNFEFTKEARRPDPLRMVEAYNKSASTLNLLRAFAQGGLADLHEVNRWNMAFVENNPLKDKYQDLAKRIQDSLELMSVMGINATNTPTLRETSLYTSHEALLLNYEQALTRVDTLTGNWYNCSAHMLWIGERTRQLDHAHIEFFRGIHNPVGVKVGPSMQEDELIQLIDALNPNNEAGRLTLITRMGADNLEQNLPKLLRRVKQEGRKVVWSSDPMHGNTFTSESGYKTRNFDAILREIQQFFAAHKAEGTHAGGIHLEMTGQHVTECTGGAYQIGDDDLAQAYKTQCDPRLNADQVLEMAFLVADHLKVS, from the coding sequence GTGAGCCAGTGGCAACCTGATAGTTGGCGTGCAAAGCCAATAGTGCAACAACCTACATATGAAGATAAACAAGAACTTAGCCAAGTGGAAAAGACCCTAAAAAGTTACCCTCCTTTGGTTTTTGCGGCTGAAACCCGTGAGCTGTTTAGACAATTAGGTGATGTGGCAGAAGGCAAAGGATTTTTGTTGCAGGGTGGAGATTGTGCCGAATCTTTTGACGAATTTAATGCGCCTAAAATTCGTGATACTTTCAAAGTTATTTTGCAAATGGCAATCGTTTTAACTTTTGCTGGTCGTTGTCCGGTGACTAAAGTTGCACGTATGGCTGGTCAATATGCAAAACCTCGTTCAGGTGATTTTGAAACCATAAATGGTGTAGCATTGCCGAGTTATCGTGGTGACATCATTAATAATTTTGAATTTACTAAAGAAGCCCGTCGCCCTGATCCTCTGCGTATGGTTGAGGCTTATAATAAAAGCGCATCTACACTGAATTTGTTACGTGCGTTTGCCCAAGGTGGCTTAGCAGATTTACACGAAGTCAATCGTTGGAATATGGCTTTTGTGGAAAATAATCCATTAAAAGATAAATACCAAGATTTAGCCAAGCGTATTCAAGATTCATTAGAGTTAATGAGTGTGATGGGCATAAATGCAACGAATACGCCGACACTTCGTGAAACCAGCTTATATACCTCGCATGAAGCCTTGTTATTAAACTATGAACAAGCCCTGACACGCGTCGATACATTAACTGGCAATTGGTATAACTGCTCTGCACATATGTTGTGGATTGGTGAACGCACTCGTCAGCTAGACCATGCACACATTGAATTTTTCCGTGGTATTCACAACCCTGTTGGCGTAAAAGTTGGGCCAAGCATGCAAGAGGATGAATTAATTCAATTAATTGATGCCTTGAACCCTAATAATGAAGCTGGCCGTTTAACCTTGATTACCCGTATGGGGGCTGATAACTTAGAGCAGAATTTACCTAAGTTATTACGTCGAGTGAAACAAGAAGGCAGAAAAGTGGTATGGAGTTCTGACCCCATGCATGGTAATACTTTTACATCTGAAAGTGGTTACAAAACTCGTAACTTTGATGCTATTTTACGGGAAATTCAACAGTTCTTTGCTGCCCATAAAGCAGAAGGTACACATGCTGGTGGTATTCACTTAGAGATGACAGGGCAACATGTCACTGAATGTACTGGTGGTGCTTATCAAATTGGTGATGACGATCTAGCTCAAGCCTATAAAACTCAATGTGATCCTCGCTTAAATGCTGATCAAGTACTAGAAATGGCTTTCTTAGTGGCCGATCACTTAAAAGTCAGCTAA
- a CDS encoding FeoA family protein: MTLWEIKKKQTALVDGIDPTLVPAVNQRLSEMGFAAGQVIQCLRRSPMKGPLVLQLGDCVYSLEQDIANRINITVN; this comes from the coding sequence GTGACACTTTGGGAAATAAAAAAGAAACAAACTGCCTTAGTTGATGGGATTGATCCTACCTTAGTACCAGCTGTCAACCAGCGTTTAAGTGAAATGGGCTTTGCCGCAGGGCAGGTTATTCAATGTTTACGACGTAGTCCTATGAAAGGGCCTTTGGTATTGCAGTTAGGTGATTGTGTTTACTCTCTCGAACAAGATATCGCAAATCGTATCAATATTACGGTTAACTAA
- a CDS encoding ferrous iron transporter B produces MKNIILVGKPNSGKSLLFNQLTGMRQKVANFPGVTVELKSAKFDQYQLVDFPGTYSLKSLSRDEELAIQKIHEAMHNEKTSLVVCNLDATRLESSLVFGLQVRDLALEHNKGVIFALNMIDEVQRFGHNIDTEQLSKDLGCAVLALSAKTLTGLHEFKLALLDAITHPEDFIPTVKVDAEQPILEISRSLSQRYGVKADVVLKRQNRIDDFLLNSLFGGMMFLVIMFLLFQSIFTWASPLMDAVEMSLAEIAAVVSTTLPTGMVNDFVTDALFGGVGSFLVFVPQIMVLTFVIGLLEDSGYLARAALICHKPLSYFGLSGRSFIPYLSGHACAIPAIMAARTIESPRKRLITMMTIPLMSCSARLPVYALLIAVLIPDTQYLGGLINLQGITFFILYFIGILTALVVSTLLNKLTDMDKDKTEMPFILELPTYRLPHWKPLIHRILTSAKQFIRRAGPVIFMVSVVIWFLGYFPQNGELQSSYLAMIGQWIEPIFEPLGLDWRYGVAILVSFLAREVFVGALGTLFGIEGADENIAGLAANIQHDGLTLGAGIGLMLFYVVALQCVATVATLKAETGSRKIAWGLFLGYGLLAYCMAWLAATFI; encoded by the coding sequence ATGAAAAATATCATCTTAGTTGGCAAACCCAACTCTGGTAAAAGTCTTCTGTTTAATCAGCTTACAGGTATGCGCCAAAAAGTAGCTAATTTTCCTGGTGTGACTGTTGAGTTAAAAAGCGCAAAATTCGATCAATACCAATTAGTTGATTTCCCTGGCACCTATTCTTTAAAAAGCTTATCTCGAGACGAAGAACTCGCGATTCAAAAAATTCATGAGGCTATGCATAACGAAAAGACCTCTTTGGTGGTGTGTAACTTAGATGCTACTCGTTTAGAGAGTAGCCTAGTGTTTGGTTTACAAGTGAGAGATTTAGCCTTAGAACACAATAAAGGGGTTATTTTCGCTTTAAACATGATTGATGAAGTACAGCGTTTTGGTCACAACATAGATACCGAACAACTGAGTAAAGATCTAGGTTGTGCGGTATTAGCTTTATCAGCCAAAACTTTGACTGGTTTACATGAGTTTAAGTTGGCCCTGTTAGATGCGATTACCCACCCAGAAGATTTTATTCCAACCGTTAAAGTTGATGCCGAACAACCCATATTAGAGATTAGCCGCAGTTTGTCCCAGCGTTATGGGGTAAAAGCCGATGTGGTACTTAAAAGACAGAATAGAATTGATGACTTTTTATTAAATAGCCTATTTGGTGGCATGATGTTTTTAGTCATCATGTTTTTGTTATTCCAAAGTATTTTTACTTGGGCGAGTCCATTGATGGATGCGGTGGAAATGTCATTAGCCGAAATAGCTGCAGTTGTCAGTACCACTTTACCTACAGGAATGGTTAATGATTTTGTGACTGATGCCTTGTTTGGAGGTGTGGGGTCTTTCTTAGTTTTTGTTCCACAAATTATGGTATTGACCTTTGTTATTGGTTTACTTGAAGACAGTGGGTATTTAGCCAGAGCTGCGCTTATTTGTCACAAGCCTTTAAGCTATTTTGGTTTGTCTGGCCGAAGTTTTATTCCGTACTTGTCGGGACATGCCTGTGCCATTCCAGCCATCATGGCAGCCAGAACCATAGAATCACCTCGTAAGCGTTTGATTACTATGATGACCATACCTTTGATGTCGTGTTCAGCTCGTTTGCCTGTGTATGCTTTGTTAATTGCAGTACTTATTCCTGATACTCAATACTTAGGGGGGCTGATTAATCTTCAGGGTATTACTTTCTTTATTTTGTATTTCATTGGCATATTGACCGCTTTGGTGGTTAGTACTCTGTTAAATAAATTAACTGATATGGACAAAGATAAAACTGAAATGCCCTTCATTTTAGAATTACCAACTTACCGTTTGCCTCATTGGAAACCATTAATTCATAGAATTTTAACCAGTGCTAAGCAGTTTATCCGACGTGCTGGTCCGGTGATCTTTATGGTTTCTGTGGTAATTTGGTTTTTGGGTTACTTCCCACAAAATGGCGAATTACAGTCTTCGTATTTAGCCATGATAGGGCAGTGGATCGAGCCTATCTTTGAACCTCTTGGTTTAGATTGGCGTTATGGTGTGGCTATCTTGGTTTCTTTCTTGGCAAGAGAAGTATTTGTTGGTGCTTTGGGGACATTATTTGGTATCGAAGGGGCTGACGAGAACATCGCAGGTTTAGCCGCTAATATCCAACATGACGGACTGACCTTAGGTGCAGGTATTGGTCTTATGTTGTTTTATGTGGTGGCCTTACAGTGTGTTGCCACAGTTGCTACCTTAAAAGCTGAAACTGGTAGTCGCAAAATTGCTTGGGGCTTGTTCCTAGGTTATGGATTATTGGCTTATTGTATGGCTTGGTTAGCTGCTACTTTTATTTAA